A region of Thermococcus argininiproducens DNA encodes the following proteins:
- a CDS encoding ABC transporter permease → MKVTNIAIKDFEVNIRTRRFQIIALLFIITSLGMIYSSKRLGISANLYETPFQMLFLSSFSNIFNYLISLSGILIGTTAISTELEKGTLRLIVSKPIHRDKVLLGKLLGGLLTLSITLSLFYTLTVVFALVLGVPLTRTDLIKFLVTLPFSLLYGLVFLNLGVLISIFAKKSKNAILLAVFTFLFFGFLLSIIAGVVAFAVAGLPPVPNIPENVTNLSEEQLEELFLKDPAYQSWLVGMATTAEKILYISPNYHYQEVIRMLFGGKPQISEVVSSLAYEESVVEDRPISESLSLIWQNILALMVMLLLPFPLAYTKFMKADLR, encoded by the coding sequence ATGAAAGTTACAAATATAGCGATAAAGGATTTCGAGGTGAACATCAGAACTAGAAGATTCCAGATAATAGCGTTGCTCTTTATAATAACCTCTTTAGGAATGATTTATAGCTCCAAGAGACTCGGTATAAGTGCAAATTTATATGAAACACCTTTTCAAATGCTCTTCTTATCAAGCTTCTCAAATATTTTCAATTACTTGATATCATTATCAGGAATCCTCATTGGGACAACGGCAATAAGTACAGAACTAGAGAAAGGCACTCTAAGGTTGATAGTTTCGAAGCCAATACATAGGGATAAAGTTCTCTTGGGTAAACTTTTAGGAGGCTTATTGACTCTTAGCATAACTCTATCATTGTTCTATACTTTAACAGTGGTTTTTGCACTTGTTTTAGGGGTTCCCCTAACTAGAACTGATCTGATAAAGTTTTTGGTAACATTACCCTTTAGCTTGCTTTACGGACTAGTTTTTCTAAACCTTGGGGTGCTCATTTCAATATTCGCCAAGAAATCCAAAAACGCAATTCTTCTTGCAGTATTTACATTCCTCTTTTTTGGTTTTTTGCTTTCAATAATTGCCGGGGTAGTAGCATTTGCAGTAGCCGGATTACCTCCTGTTCCAAATATCCCCGAAAATGTTACAAATTTAAGTGAAGAACAACTAGAAGAGCTGTTTCTTAAAGATCCTGCTTATCAATCATGGCTGGTTGGAATGGCAACAACAGCTGAAAAGATTCTCTACATCTCTCCTAATTATCACTATCAAGAGGTCATTAGAATGCTCTTTGGCGGAAAGCCTCAAATTAGTGAAGTAGTTTCTTCCTTGGCATACGAGGAGAGTGTAGTGGAGGATAGACCCATTAGTGAAAGTTTGAGTTTGATATGGCAAAACATCTTGGCGTTAATGGTAATGCTCCTTTTACCCTTTCCATTAGCGTACACAAAATTCATGAAAGCTGATTTGAGGTGA
- a CDS encoding YbjQ family protein, protein MIIATTEEVPGYKVVRVLGIARGATVRAKHIGKDILAGLRNIAGGEVKEYTEMLAEAREVALQRMIQHAKEMGANGIIGVRFMTSAVASGAAEIFAYGTAVVLEKE, encoded by the coding sequence ATGATAATTGCTACAACTGAAGAAGTCCCTGGATATAAGGTTGTCAGAGTTTTAGGGATTGCTAGAGGGGCAACTGTCAGGGCAAAACACATTGGAAAAGATATTTTGGCAGGATTGAGGAATATTGCTGGTGGGGAGGTAAAGGAGTACACTGAAATGCTTGCAGAGGCTAGAGAAGTAGCACTTCAAAGAATGATACAACATGCAAAGGAAATGGGTGCAAACGGTATCATTGGAGTGAGGTTCATGACATCGGCAGTTGCTTCTGGAGCTGCTGAGATTTTTGCATATGGGACGGCAGTTGTACTTGAGAAGGAATAA
- the moaC gene encoding cyclic pyranopterin monophosphate synthase MoaC: protein MKLTHVDENGVKMVEVGQKDVVFRRAIAKGRIKLKPETIKLIQEGKTKKGNVIASAQIAGILAVKRTWELIPLCHPIPLTGVDINFEFGEDYIEATCEVRAYYKTGVEMEALTGVSVALLTVWDMVKAVEKDEKGQYPFTKIENIRVIEKVKK from the coding sequence ATGAAACTCACTCACGTGGATGAAAATGGTGTTAAAATGGTAGAAGTTGGACAAAAAGATGTTGTTTTTAGAAGAGCCATTGCTAAGGGTAGAATAAAGCTCAAACCAGAAACAATAAAGCTTATTCAGGAAGGGAAGACCAAAAAAGGCAATGTTATAGCAAGTGCTCAAATTGCAGGAATCCTAGCTGTAAAGAGAACATGGGAGTTAATACCACTATGCCACCCAATACCACTAACTGGGGTTGACATAAACTTTGAGTTTGGAGAGGATTACATAGAAGCTACCTGCGAAGTGAGGGCCTATTATAAGACAGGCGTTGAAATGGAAGCTCTAACCGGAGTTAGCGTTGCATTACTTACTGTATGGGACATGGTCAAGGCTGTAGAGAAAGATGAAAAAGGCCAGTATCCATTCACAAAAATCGAGAATATTAGAGTCATTGAAAAAGTTAAGAAATGA
- a CDS encoding endonuclease MutS2 has translation MKLNSEARAIYKSIREEIKKRIQLKESLAYLDNFTPTNDKEEILKRQNYLKESLSKIQPGLKELLGRVKPIRFKKDYFHDRLLVVDETEFEKAKNLEICDVALEPEDGYDLILSTIGYGIDVGISISEIAPELYILPLWENKETLKALSNIKALLGEKSVANEILTKLKELTPTMKKKELLINLDEIIREEENNLNARIEERLKEFSLTLSGKELLEFLKRLKDGNYETIFSHFSQIEDDILREIRRSEEKLNKLLEIDVELFSRETLYPVEVPSDAIEVLRHELEREIKLELYLKSREILKKIRPLIPKLREELKKAYELEFLRAVKEFTQGFTFPTIAEGGIGFINGEHLFIKNPQPVSYIIGDVIELDGTNGERVIILTGANSGGKTSLLELIAQVTILTHMGLPVNAEKAWVEVLDELFFFRRKRSSYGAGTFETVLKSFAHSLIREGKKLILIDEFEAITEPGAAVKIIGELLKIGHEKSFYIVIVSHLGEDLKSMLPFARVDGIEAKGLDENLNLIVDRQPKFGILGKSTPELIVEKLYHTKRGQEKEIFRRILKAFKE, from the coding sequence ATGAAACTTAACAGCGAAGCTAGAGCAATATACAAGAGCATTAGAGAGGAGATAAAGAAAAGAATCCAGCTAAAGGAGAGTTTAGCCTATCTTGACAACTTTACACCAACTAATGACAAAGAAGAAATCTTAAAACGCCAAAATTACTTAAAAGAAAGCCTCTCAAAAATCCAACCAGGGCTTAAGGAACTCCTCGGTCGAGTAAAGCCTATTCGGTTTAAAAAAGATTATTTCCACGATAGACTTCTAGTTGTGGATGAAACAGAATTTGAAAAAGCTAAAAACTTAGAAATTTGTGATGTTGCTTTAGAACCCGAGGACGGTTACGACTTGATATTAAGTACTATAGGGTATGGAATTGATGTGGGGATTTCAATAAGTGAGATCGCCCCTGAACTTTATATTTTGCCCTTATGGGAAAACAAAGAAACTTTAAAAGCATTATCTAATATAAAAGCACTTTTAGGAGAAAAAAGCGTTGCAAATGAGATTTTGACAAAACTAAAAGAATTAACACCCACTATGAAGAAGAAAGAACTCTTGATAAACTTGGATGAGATAATAAGAGAAGAAGAGAATAACCTCAACGCTCGGATTGAAGAACGTTTAAAAGAGTTTAGCCTAACCCTCAGTGGAAAAGAGTTGTTAGAATTCCTGAAAAGGTTAAAAGATGGCAACTATGAAACTATCTTCTCTCACTTTTCCCAGATAGAAGATGACATTCTCAGAGAAATAAGAAGAAGTGAAGAGAAGCTAAATAAGTTACTGGAAATCGATGTTGAACTGTTCTCAAGGGAAACTCTATATCCTGTTGAAGTTCCTAGTGATGCTATTGAAGTGCTGAGGCATGAACTTGAAAGGGAAATAAAGCTTGAACTATATCTCAAAAGTCGTGAAATTCTGAAGAAAATAAGACCACTAATACCAAAACTAAGAGAAGAACTGAAAAAGGCATATGAACTTGAATTTTTAAGAGCTGTTAAAGAGTTTACCCAAGGGTTCACTTTTCCAACGATAGCTGAAGGAGGTATTGGATTCATAAACGGGGAACACCTGTTTATCAAAAACCCCCAACCTGTGAGCTATATCATTGGAGACGTTATTGAGCTAGATGGCACTAATGGGGAAAGGGTTATAATTTTAACTGGAGCAAACAGTGGTGGAAAGACTTCACTCCTTGAACTGATCGCCCAAGTAACTATCCTCACCCATATGGGCCTTCCTGTAAACGCTGAAAAGGCCTGGGTAGAAGTACTAGATGAACTGTTCTTCTTCAGAAGAAAACGTTCCTCATATGGTGCTGGAACATTTGAAACAGTCTTGAAAAGTTTTGCACACTCTCTTATACGGGAAGGTAAAAAACTTATTCTCATCGATGAATTTGAGGCTATAACTGAACCAGGAGCAGCAGTAAAAATAATTGGAGAACTTTTGAAGATAGGGCACGAAAAGAGTTTTTATATCGTGATTGTATCCCATCTAGGTGAGGATCTGAAATCTATGCTTCCCTTTGCGCGTGTTGATGGGATAGAAGCAAAAGGCCTCGATGAAAATCTCAACCTAATAGTAGACAGACAGCCGAAGTTTGGAATCCTAGGAAAAAGCACGCCAGAATTAATTGTGGAAAAACTATACCATACTAAAAGAGGACAGGAAAAAGAAATTTTTAGGAGAATTTTAAAGGCTTTCAAGGAATAA
- a CDS encoding radical SAM protein, producing the protein MEILSEIGDPNVAVVYIGKTSKGNIVEFVESVPTSNPAEKWVLIVSSLNGCPVGCKMCDAGFFYKGKLGLDELLEQIEYPIEKRWGGKPKTRRFKVQFARMGEPSFNMAVIEALRHLGEHYENFYPSISTIAPIGTDKFFDALLELKKELFKDKFQLQFSIHSTNPEQRDKIIPVRKWEFEKIAEYGKAFYDEGGKKITLNFALARENEADARIIAEHFPKEYFLIKITPLNPTVSVMKNSLTNDIDLETGLPIKHKEFVENLRKLGYNIIISVGDTRENLIGSNCGQYILRFLKERPELKEAYTFLKTSNFNIIP; encoded by the coding sequence ATGGAAATATTGAGTGAAATTGGAGATCCTAATGTTGCCGTTGTTTACATTGGAAAGACTTCAAAAGGAAATATAGTAGAATTTGTTGAATCAGTTCCAACTTCCAACCCTGCTGAAAAGTGGGTGCTTATAGTCTCATCACTTAATGGATGTCCAGTTGGTTGCAAGATGTGTGATGCGGGTTTCTTTTATAAGGGTAAGCTTGGTCTTGATGAGCTCCTTGAGCAAATAGAGTATCCAATAGAGAAGCGCTGGGGTGGAAAACCGAAAACGAGAAGATTTAAGGTACAATTTGCGCGGATGGGGGAACCAAGCTTTAACATGGCTGTTATTGAGGCATTGAGACATTTAGGTGAGCATTATGAGAACTTTTATCCATCTATTTCTACCATAGCTCCAATAGGTACAGACAAATTCTTTGACGCTCTACTAGAGCTTAAAAAAGAGCTTTTTAAGGATAAGTTCCAGCTACAGTTCTCAATACATTCCACTAACCCAGAGCAGAGGGATAAAATAATTCCAGTGAGAAAATGGGAATTTGAGAAGATAGCTGAGTATGGAAAGGCGTTTTATGATGAAGGAGGTAAAAAGATAACACTAAACTTTGCACTCGCAAGAGAGAATGAGGCAGATGCTAGAATAATTGCAGAACATTTCCCGAAGGAATATTTCCTCATTAAGATAACACCGCTCAATCCAACGGTCAGCGTGATGAAAAACTCCCTCACTAATGACATTGATCTAGAAACTGGCCTTCCAATAAAGCACAAGGAATTCGTAGAGAACCTCAGAAAGTTGGGATATAATATCATAATTTCAGTAGGTGATACAAGAGAAAACTTGATAGGCTCGAATTGTGGTCAGTATATTCTGCGGTTCCTCAAAGAAAGACCTGAACTTAAGGAGGCTTATACTTTTCTAAAAACCTCTAACTTCAACATTATTCCTTGA
- a CDS encoding NAD(P)/FAD-dependent oxidoreductase has protein sequence MALVGIIGAGIGGIATAVQLARYNIESVIFERNSVGGLIRNAYSVENTMFFPEGIRGEEVVEILKKYVRKYGLKIIYEEVKSIEKVDGVFRVQTNVEDYKFKYVVVATGTKPKKLPFDSVMYHVAEVPKGHYERVLIIGGGDVAFDYALSMSEMADEVIILMRSEPKALPYLQNLVAKRGNIKTFMGQVLGIQREEKLLAKTDVGDFKVDLVLGAIGRVPNVELIEGLNDDNLFLVGDVKNGIYRQSALAIADGIKTAMMIWRREKYGNIE, from the coding sequence ATGGCTCTCGTTGGGATAATAGGCGCTGGGATTGGAGGAATAGCAACTGCCGTGCAACTGGCCCGTTACAATATTGAAAGCGTAATCTTTGAGCGCAATAGTGTTGGAGGTCTTATCAGAAATGCTTACTCTGTGGAGAATACTATGTTTTTCCCTGAGGGTATACGAGGTGAGGAAGTGGTTGAAATTCTAAAGAAGTATGTGAGGAAATATGGTCTGAAGATTATTTATGAAGAAGTTAAGTCTATAGAGAAAGTTGATGGCGTTTTTAGGGTTCAAACCAACGTTGAGGACTACAAGTTTAAATATGTGGTTGTAGCAACGGGAACAAAGCCAAAAAAACTTCCATTTGATAGTGTAATGTATCACGTGGCAGAAGTTCCGAAAGGACATTATGAAAGGGTTCTTATTATAGGTGGGGGAGATGTGGCTTTTGATTATGCTTTAAGTATGAGTGAAATGGCTGATGAAGTAATAATACTTATGAGGAGCGAACCTAAAGCTCTACCTTATCTTCAAAACCTTGTTGCAAAACGAGGGAATATCAAGACTTTCATGGGCCAGGTATTAGGCATCCAAAGAGAAGAAAAACTTTTAGCTAAAACCGACGTTGGTGATTTTAAAGTGGATTTGGTCTTAGGCGCTATCGGCAGGGTTCCTAATGTTGAACTCATTGAGGGGCTTAATGATGACAATCTATTCCTAGTTGGTGATGTAAAGAATGGGATTTACCGCCAGAGTGCACTCGCTATTGCTGATGGAATAAAGACTGCTATGATGATTTGGAGGAGGGAGAAATATGGAAATATTGAGTGA
- a CDS encoding isochorismatase family protein, with protein sequence MKEEYFTEDFILKVREKYFRPRKWEKVKSFKKAAVLAIDLQKYFLVPKSPAYLPSSQALIFRLEEFYGKINALGIPIIFTRHSHKEGIMVWWWGSGMHREDPLNEILDNFKPFAKIIIEKNTYNAFYRTKLEELLRKLGIETVIVTGVMTHLCCETTAREAFVRGFNVVFPVDGTITQNRFFHEATLRNLSHGFAVTPLLEEVLEWLSLG encoded by the coding sequence ATGAAGGAAGAGTATTTTACTGAAGACTTTATTTTGAAAGTTAGGGAGAAATATTTTAGACCAAGAAAGTGGGAAAAGGTTAAATCATTTAAAAAAGCTGCTGTTCTGGCCATTGATCTCCAAAAGTACTTTTTAGTTCCTAAGAGTCCTGCGTATCTTCCTTCTTCACAGGCTTTAATATTTCGATTAGAAGAGTTTTATGGAAAGATTAATGCCCTTGGAATTCCCATAATTTTTACTCGCCATTCGCATAAAGAGGGGATAATGGTTTGGTGGTGGGGTAGTGGGATGCATAGGGAAGATCCCCTTAACGAAATTCTTGATAATTTCAAACCGTTTGCTAAGATTATCATTGAGAAAAACACGTATAATGCATTCTATAGAACGAAACTTGAAGAGCTCTTGAGAAAACTTGGTATTGAGACTGTGATAGTTACCGGTGTCATGACACATCTCTGTTGTGAAACTACTGCCCGAGAGGCTTTTGTGAGGGGTTTTAATGTTGTTTTTCCAGTGGATGGAACAATCACTCAGAATCGATTTTTTCATGAGGCTACCTTAAGGAACCTTTCCCATGGCTTCGCAGTGACACCACTTCTTGAGGAGGTGCTTGAATGGCTCTCGTTGGGATAA
- a CDS encoding Kae1-associated kinase Bud32 — protein sequence MKLIKQGAEAKIYLAGFEELYFPWSNEKVIIKHRIPKRYRIREIDEKLRKERTVREARILHRAKQFGVNVPYVYEVDLKEMKIVMEYIEGERLKELLEKIHMEERLKLCREIGRQVGKLHEAGIVHGDLTTSNMILRGGRIYFIDFGLAEFEINLETQGVDLHLLKRAMESTHYKWFERGFKEVLKGYEEIRGEKKRKEVEERLKEIESRGRYRERSWSIAKYR from the coding sequence ATGAAATTGATAAAGCAAGGCGCTGAGGCAAAGATATATCTGGCAGGGTTTGAAGAGCTCTACTTTCCATGGAGCAATGAAAAGGTCATCATAAAGCACCGTATTCCAAAGCGCTATCGTATAAGAGAAATAGACGAAAAATTGAGAAAGGAACGGACAGTTAGAGAAGCTAGGATTCTGCATAGGGCCAAACAGTTTGGAGTTAATGTTCCTTACGTTTATGAGGTGGATTTAAAGGAAATGAAAATAGTTATGGAATACATTGAAGGCGAGAGGTTAAAGGAACTTTTGGAGAAAATTCACATGGAAGAGCGTCTGAAGCTGTGTAGAGAAATTGGAAGGCAAGTTGGAAAACTTCACGAGGCTGGAATAGTACATGGTGACCTAACGACTTCCAACATGATTCTTAGAGGTGGTAGGATTTACTTTATAGACTTTGGCCTCGCTGAATTCGAAATAAACCTTGAGACTCAAGGAGTTGATCTGCATCTTTTAAAGAGAGCAATGGAGAGCACTCACTATAAATGGTTTGAAAGAGGTTTTAAAGAAGTTTTAAAGGGTTATGAAGAAATCAGGGGCGAGAAAAAGAGGAAAGAAGTCGAAGAGAGGCTTAAAGAGATAGAAAGTCGTGGAAGATATAGAGAAAGAAGCTGGTCAATAGCTAAATACAGATAA
- a CDS encoding YigZ family protein, whose amino-acid sequence MGSYKTIKSFGKVEKTYVDSLFIGYAVSAKSEKEAKEFVAKVKEAHADAAHNVSAYRVREGNTLIIHYDDDGEPRGSAGRPVLKVLEYKGLENVVVVVTRYFGGTKLGYGGLIKAYTETTSEVVESAGIVEVIKKEPVEVTFPYNLYNTVERTIEKFNGELIQREFRSDIKFVVDLFPEKVEDFAKYLTEITKGRAKIRRFLDYEKGLKKSIFKNV is encoded by the coding sequence ATGGGGAGTTATAAAACGATCAAGAGTTTTGGAAAAGTCGAAAAAACCTATGTAGACTCCCTTTTTATAGGTTACGCAGTATCGGCAAAAAGCGAAAAAGAGGCTAAAGAATTCGTTGCAAAGGTTAAAGAAGCTCATGCTGATGCCGCTCATAATGTTTCTGCTTATCGAGTTAGGGAAGGTAATACTCTTATTATTCACTATGATGATGACGGTGAACCTAGAGGAAGTGCGGGAAGGCCCGTTCTGAAGGTTCTTGAATATAAGGGCTTAGAAAATGTTGTGGTTGTTGTTACAAGGTATTTCGGAGGCACAAAGCTTGGTTATGGTGGGTTGATAAAGGCATACACTGAGACGACAAGCGAGGTCGTAGAGAGTGCAGGTATAGTGGAGGTTATCAAAAAAGAACCTGTGGAGGTGACTTTTCCATATAACCTTTACAACACTGTTGAAAGGACGATTGAGAAATTTAATGGGGAACTCATCCAGCGTGAATTTAGAAGTGATATTAAATTTGTTGTGGATCTCTTTCCAGAGAAGGTAGAGGATTTTGCAAAATACCTTACGGAGATCACTAAAGGAAGAGCAAAAATAAGAAGGTTTTTGGACTACGAAAAGGGATTGAAAAAGTCAATTTTCAAGAACGTCTGA
- the thsB gene encoding thermosome subunit beta, with product MVGQGGQPVVILPEGTQRYVGRDAQRLNILAARVIAETVRTTLGPKGMDKMLVDSLGDIVITNDGATILEQIDVQHPAAKMIIEIAKTQDKEAGDGTTSAVVIAGELLAKAEELLDQNIHPSIIIKGYTLAAEKAQEIIDKIAISVEPDNEETLTKIASTSVTGKNAESHKELLAKLAVNAVKQVAEKLDSKYVVDIDNIKLEKKEGGSVKDTQLIRGVVIDKERVHPRMPKKIEGAKIALINEALEVKKTETDAKINITSPDQLYAFLEQEEKMLQEMVEQVAATGANVLFCQKGIDDLAQHYLAKAGILAVRRVKKSDMEKLAKATGAKIVTNVKDLTSEDLGYAELVEERKVAGENMIFVEGCKNPKAVTILIRGGTEHVVDEVERALEDAIKVVKDVMEDGAILPGGGATELELSIKIDEFAKQVGGKEQLAIESFAEALKIIPKTLAENAGLDTIDVLVKAISEHKNKGKAIGVDVFGGEPADMIERGVIEPARVKRQAIKSASEVAIMILRIDDVIAAKLSKGEGKGGEMGGGMGGMPGMM from the coding sequence ATGGTAGGACAAGGAGGACAACCCGTTGTTATTCTTCCAGAAGGTACCCAAAGATATGTGGGCAGAGACGCCCAGAGACTAAATATTTTGGCTGCCAGAGTAATAGCAGAAACCGTAAGGACTACTCTTGGTCCAAAGGGTATGGATAAAATGCTTGTTGACAGTCTTGGAGATATAGTAATCACAAACGATGGTGCAACAATTCTGGAGCAGATTGACGTTCAACACCCAGCAGCTAAGATGATTATTGAGATTGCAAAGACTCAAGACAAGGAAGCTGGAGATGGGACAACTTCAGCTGTCGTTATTGCAGGTGAGCTCCTTGCAAAGGCAGAGGAGCTTTTAGATCAGAATATCCACCCAAGCATAATCATCAAAGGTTACACACTCGCAGCTGAGAAAGCCCAAGAGATAATTGACAAAATAGCCATCAGTGTTGAACCTGACAATGAGGAAACTCTCACAAAGATAGCTTCAACATCAGTAACAGGTAAAAATGCCGAGAGCCACAAAGAGCTTTTGGCAAAACTCGCAGTTAATGCTGTTAAGCAAGTTGCTGAAAAACTTGACAGCAAATACGTTGTTGATATCGACAACATTAAGCTTGAGAAGAAAGAGGGTGGAAGTGTTAAGGATACCCAACTTATCAGGGGTGTAGTTATTGACAAAGAGAGAGTCCACCCAAGAATGCCAAAAAAGATAGAAGGTGCTAAAATTGCTCTCATTAATGAGGCACTTGAAGTTAAAAAGACAGAAACTGATGCAAAAATAAACATCACAAGCCCAGATCAGCTTTATGCTTTCCTTGAGCAAGAGGAAAAGATGCTCCAAGAAATGGTAGAGCAAGTGGCCGCCACTGGTGCAAACGTTCTCTTCTGCCAAAAGGGAATCGATGATTTGGCCCAGCACTACCTTGCCAAGGCTGGTATATTGGCTGTTAGAAGGGTTAAGAAGAGTGATATGGAGAAGCTTGCCAAGGCAACTGGTGCAAAGATCGTCACAAACGTTAAAGACTTAACAAGTGAGGACCTCGGTTATGCCGAACTTGTTGAAGAGAGAAAAGTTGCTGGAGAAAACATGATCTTTGTTGAAGGGTGCAAGAATCCAAAAGCAGTCACAATCCTAATCAGAGGAGGAACAGAACACGTCGTTGACGAAGTAGAAAGAGCCCTCGAGGACGCAATAAAAGTTGTTAAAGATGTTATGGAAGATGGTGCAATCTTACCTGGTGGAGGAGCTACTGAGCTTGAGCTCAGCATTAAGATAGATGAATTTGCCAAACAAGTCGGTGGAAAAGAACAACTTGCCATTGAATCATTTGCAGAAGCTTTGAAGATTATTCCAAAGACCCTTGCAGAAAACGCTGGACTTGACACAATCGACGTTCTCGTCAAAGCAATAAGCGAACACAAGAACAAAGGAAAGGCAATAGGTGTCGATGTTTTCGGTGGCGAACCAGCAGATATGATCGAAAGAGGAGTAATTGAACCAGCAAGAGTAAAGAGACAGGCAATAAAGAGTGCAAGTGAAGTTGCAATAATGATCCTTAGAATCGACGATGTCATAGCAGCAAAACTCTCAAAAGGCGAAGGTAAAGGCGGCGAAATGGGTGGCGGAATGGGCGGAATGCCCGGTATGATGTGA